From one Microbacterium aurum genomic stretch:
- a CDS encoding IS110 family transposase: protein MPRRAAADAVTSEAEDEVVTSIDRYDEVDVFVGLDVGKGEHHAVALDREAKRLFDRALPNDERQLRAVIDQLASHGVVLLVVDQPATIGALPVAVAQAAGALVGYLPGLAMRRIADLHPGEAKTDARDAAIIAETARTMPHTLRSIQVADEKVAELSMLCGFDDDLAGQIVQVSNRIRGLLTQIHPALERVLGPRLDHPAILDLLQRYPSPAAMKTAGEKRLGNRLLKNAPRKGRVWAAEIMTALGEQTVVVTGTDAAALVLPRLAEQLQALRRQRDEIAIEVEKIVDAHPLQPVLTSMPGVGVRTAARLLTEVTTKTFATAGHLAAYAGLAPVTRRSGTSIRGEHPSRRGNKILKRTMFLSAFAALRDPESRAYYDRKIAQGKRHNQALIALARRRSDVLYAMLRDGTLYQPRPAQPALAA from the coding sequence ATGCCGAGACGCGCCGCCGCGGACGCCGTCACGAGTGAAGCGGAGGACGAAGTGGTCACCAGCATCGACAGATACGACGAGGTCGACGTGTTCGTTGGGCTCGACGTCGGCAAGGGCGAGCATCACGCGGTCGCGCTCGACCGGGAAGCCAAGCGACTATTCGACCGAGCACTCCCGAACGACGAGCGCCAATTGCGGGCGGTGATCGACCAGCTCGCCTCGCATGGCGTGGTGCTGCTGGTCGTAGATCAACCCGCGACGATCGGTGCACTCCCGGTCGCGGTCGCGCAAGCCGCAGGTGCTCTCGTTGGTTACCTGCCGGGGTTGGCGATGCGGCGCATCGCGGATCTGCATCCCGGTGAGGCGAAGACCGACGCGAGAGACGCGGCGATCATCGCCGAAACGGCCCGCACCATGCCGCACACGCTCCGGTCGATCCAGGTAGCCGACGAGAAGGTCGCGGAGCTGAGCATGCTCTGCGGGTTCGACGACGACCTCGCCGGTCAGATCGTCCAGGTCTCCAACCGGATCAGGGGTCTGCTCACCCAAATCCACCCGGCGCTGGAACGCGTGCTCGGGCCGCGGCTGGATCACCCCGCGATCCTGGACCTGCTGCAGCGCTACCCGTCGCCGGCGGCGATGAAGACTGCGGGTGAGAAGCGGCTAGGGAACCGGCTGCTGAAGAACGCGCCCCGCAAAGGTCGTGTCTGGGCGGCAGAGATCATGACCGCGCTCGGCGAGCAGACCGTCGTGGTGACCGGCACCGACGCCGCCGCGCTGGTGCTCCCCAGGCTCGCAGAGCAGCTCCAGGCGTTGCGACGGCAGCGTGATGAGATCGCCATCGAGGTCGAGAAGATCGTCGACGCTCACCCTCTTCAACCGGTCCTGACGAGCATGCCCGGAGTCGGCGTCAGGACCGCAGCCCGGCTCCTCACCGAAGTCACCACCAAGACCTTCGCCACTGCCGGGCACCTCGCCGCCTACGCCGGCCTCGCACCCGTGACCCGACGATCCGGCACCTCGATCCGCGGCGAGCATCCCTCCCGGCGCGGGAACAAGATCCTGAAACGGACCATGTTCCTCTCCGCGTTCGCCGCACTCCGAGACCCCGAATCACGCGCCTACTACGACCGCAAGATCGCCCAAGGCAAACGCCACAACCAGGCCCTCATCGCCCTAGCTCGACGCCGCTCCGACGTCCTCTACGCCATGCTCCGCGACGGCACCCTCTACCAACCGCGACCAGCCCAACCCGCCCTCGCCGCTTGA
- a CDS encoding LLM class flavin-dependent oxidoreductase, giving the protein MSHALLSIGVAGSLGAEKIAQIAPVVEAHGFHALWVNDTPGADSLAGLASAARTTQHLTLATGVVPVARRPAGEIAAALGDLPRERLVVGIGSGAPRPAHWTSCATPLRSFAARAREWSSAPSAPRCDGSGRRRPMACCRAG; this is encoded by the coding sequence ATGTCCCACGCACTCCTGTCCATCGGCGTCGCCGGCTCGCTCGGTGCGGAGAAGATCGCGCAGATCGCGCCCGTCGTCGAGGCGCACGGCTTCCACGCGCTGTGGGTGAACGACACCCCCGGTGCGGATTCCCTCGCGGGGCTCGCCTCGGCGGCGCGCACGACGCAGCACCTCACGCTCGCGACGGGCGTCGTACCGGTGGCGCGTCGCCCCGCCGGCGAGATCGCAGCTGCCCTCGGCGACCTGCCGCGGGAGCGTCTCGTCGTCGGGATCGGCTCGGGGGCGCCACGACCGGCGCACTGGACCTCGTGCGCGACGCCGCTGCGCAGCTTCGCCGCGAGGGCGCGCGAGTGGTCGTCGGCGCCCTCGGCCCCAAGATGCGACGGCTCGGGGCGACGGAGGCCGATGGCGTGCTGCCGAGCTGGCTGA
- a CDS encoding tetratricopeptide repeat protein yields the protein MSRPPLRIEDVPGCLRSLRAEAGDPSYAEIARRVTAQRSGHGVVVSRATVYDCFREGRRRFDVALVIGIVRALVTEPTVRSWVSALAVLGQRTAAAALVDVTATVPPATAPFVGRTHELTRLARPSSAHWIHAMPGAGKSTLARQAARNAIAAGAVEGAIIADLRGHSPAGPPVDPDAVTRAALRLLGEKSNGLSASAARRMLRSRLQSSRTMLVLDDAASLEQVRSILSLPSGVSVIVTSRVVPAESRFQPLPLALFAPYESLALLDAMAGRDAIAQDPASAEVLLELMGHQPLAVSITAARVAARDTWTLADHVELARARRAGVHLDEPITRSLDLTYQLLPDTAQRLLRALAHHPVALLDRDSIDAVAGDLAPETDAALDVLETHSLIARAASGRIHMHELIRVYAADVGLEIDSPSERQAAADRLRRSVVDRAWSAHRTRSRSRRAVGRAPRAAVRDAGLSEVEAEEFLAGSLDLLLHIALTADRHGDGGVDGGGRGDGGVEGDIAIVNLIAETIDDALHRAGRGEDAVTLFREALRVARLRTDAEGELRALVDLGATLTLMGRAAEAEAVLSSIDEEAEGWWSEAPLAHNARGTSRLLQGRFDEARSALEAGLAAASRLGDRWREGLLWNSIALLHLHTGDLAACRIALERSIDISTECGDLSAAARGRVNLAKLLHDQGDHAAAETEARTALSEMEALGYVPGIAVAYSNLSAAVCALGRFAESATLAERGRAVARDAGMRQTELELLRTSGRSRLGEGRVDDARGAFELARDLADALGDRLAAAACAEDLGDCAHAARDRAEARSRWEQAVEGYRAVSSPDAADVEGKLAALLGRRGGGDEAALTVPSPDGVGREKPGR from the coding sequence ATGAGCAGGCCGCCGCTGCGGATCGAGGACGTCCCCGGGTGTCTCCGCTCTTTGAGGGCGGAGGCCGGCGACCCTTCCTATGCGGAGATCGCGCGGCGTGTCACCGCGCAGAGGAGTGGCCACGGCGTCGTCGTCTCGCGTGCGACGGTGTACGACTGCTTCCGCGAGGGGCGCCGGCGCTTCGACGTCGCCCTCGTCATCGGCATCGTCCGGGCACTGGTCACCGAGCCGACCGTGCGCAGCTGGGTTTCGGCTCTCGCCGTCCTGGGTCAGCGAACGGCAGCGGCCGCGCTCGTGGACGTCACGGCGACGGTTCCCCCGGCGACCGCTCCGTTCGTCGGCCGCACGCACGAGCTCACCCGGCTGGCCCGCCCGTCCAGCGCGCACTGGATCCACGCCATGCCCGGCGCAGGCAAGTCGACGCTCGCGCGCCAGGCCGCTCGCAACGCGATCGCGGCCGGCGCCGTGGAGGGTGCGATCATCGCCGACCTGCGCGGGCACAGTCCGGCCGGCCCGCCGGTCGACCCCGATGCGGTCACGCGGGCGGCGCTGCGGCTTCTCGGCGAGAAGAGCAACGGGCTCTCGGCATCCGCTGCTCGCCGGATGCTGCGCAGCCGCCTGCAATCGAGCAGGACGATGCTGGTGCTCGACGACGCAGCATCGCTCGAGCAGGTGCGCAGCATCCTTTCCCTGCCGTCTGGTGTCTCCGTCATCGTGACGAGCCGCGTCGTGCCCGCCGAGTCGAGGTTCCAGCCCCTGCCGCTGGCGCTGTTCGCGCCGTACGAATCGCTTGCTCTGCTCGATGCGATGGCAGGCCGGGACGCCATCGCGCAGGACCCGGCCTCGGCCGAGGTGCTGCTCGAGCTCATGGGGCATCAGCCCCTCGCCGTCAGCATCACTGCGGCGCGCGTCGCCGCTCGCGACACCTGGACCCTCGCCGACCACGTCGAGCTCGCCCGCGCGCGGCGGGCGGGCGTGCACCTGGACGAGCCGATCACGAGGTCGCTCGACCTCACCTATCAGCTGCTGCCGGACACGGCGCAGCGCCTCCTTCGCGCTCTCGCCCACCATCCTGTCGCGCTGCTGGACCGCGACAGCATCGATGCGGTCGCGGGGGACCTCGCACCGGAGACGGATGCTGCGCTGGACGTCCTCGAAACGCACAGCCTCATCGCTCGGGCAGCCTCCGGCCGTATCCACATGCACGAGCTCATCCGCGTGTACGCCGCGGACGTGGGGCTCGAGATCGACTCGCCCTCCGAGCGCCAGGCAGCGGCCGACCGACTGCGGCGGAGCGTCGTCGACCGCGCGTGGTCGGCTCACCGCACCCGCAGCCGGTCGAGGAGGGCGGTGGGCCGTGCGCCCCGAGCGGCGGTGCGCGACGCCGGGCTCTCGGAGGTGGAAGCCGAGGAGTTCCTCGCCGGATCGCTGGATCTTCTGCTCCACATCGCACTGACGGCTGACCGGCACGGCGACGGCGGGGTTGACGGCGGCGGCCGCGGCGACGGCGGTGTTGAGGGCGACATCGCCATCGTGAACCTCATCGCGGAGACGATCGACGACGCGCTGCACCGGGCGGGCCGGGGCGAAGACGCCGTCACCCTCTTCCGCGAGGCTTTGCGGGTCGCCCGACTCCGCACCGACGCGGAAGGCGAGCTGCGCGCGCTCGTCGATCTCGGCGCGACGCTGACCCTGATGGGTCGCGCCGCCGAGGCCGAGGCGGTCCTCTCGAGCATCGACGAAGAGGCGGAAGGGTGGTGGTCGGAGGCGCCACTCGCCCACAACGCGCGGGGAACCAGCCGCCTGCTGCAGGGCCGGTTCGACGAGGCGCGTTCCGCGCTCGAAGCGGGGCTGGCCGCGGCATCCCGTCTCGGTGATCGGTGGCGGGAAGGGCTGCTGTGGAACAGCATCGCGCTGCTGCACCTGCACACGGGCGACCTCGCGGCGTGCCGCATTGCACTCGAGCGATCGATCGACATCAGCACGGAGTGCGGTGACCTCTCGGCCGCGGCCCGCGGCCGGGTCAATCTGGCCAAGCTGCTTCACGACCAGGGCGACCACGCCGCCGCCGAGACCGAGGCGCGCACCGCGCTGTCCGAGATGGAGGCCCTCGGGTATGTGCCCGGCATCGCCGTGGCGTACTCGAATCTGTCGGCCGCGGTGTGCGCCTTGGGCAGGTTCGCCGAAAGCGCCACCCTCGCCGAGCGCGGCCGAGCGGTGGCACGGGATGCCGGCATGCGGCAGACGGAGCTCGAGCTCCTGCGCACCTCAGGCCGCAGCCGGCTGGGCGAGGGGCGCGTCGACGACGCCCGCGGGGCGTTCGAGCTCGCACGCGATCTCGCCGACGCGCTCGGCGATCGCCTGGCCGCCGCAGCGTGCGCCGAGGACCTCGGCGATTGCGCGCACGCGGCGCGCGATCGTGCCGAGGCGCGTAGCCGGTGGGAGCAGGCGGTGGAGGGATACCGGGCGGTGTCGTCGCCGGATGCCGCGGACGTCGAGGGCAAACTCGCCGCCCTCCTCGGCCGCCGGGGTGGCGGCGATGAGGCGGCCCTCACCGTGCCGTCGCCGGACGGGGTGGGTCGCGAAAAGCCCGGCCGGTGA
- a CDS encoding IS256 family transposase, with protein sequence MAISPEREERRRRQKELADRLKASGAMDEIFAQIDAGEPLTGEHGLIGGMLKAALERGLETELTEHVGYERGDAEASLHPNSRNGTSAKTVATEIGDIELAVPRDRAGTFTPMLVPKGQRRLDGLDGMIISLYAGGMTVRDIQHHLASTLGTDLSHETISKITDQVADEVLAWQTRPLDALYPVIYLDAIVVKVRDGGHVRNKAAHIAVGVDMDGIKHVLGIWVQAVEGAKFWAAVCAELANRGVRDVLIVCTDGLTGFPEAIEATWPQATVQTCVVHLIRAAMRFVNYKDRKAVAAALKPIYQAVNEDAALEALTEFADSDLGKRYPSAVKTFQDAWDRFTPFLAFPPELRRVIYTTNSIESLNYQLRKVTKSRGHFPNDAAAVKLLWLAICNIEDKRARDRLKERGKPSEQRRAEPRLIEGAVTTNWKKALEQLALAYPDRIEPHL encoded by the coding sequence ATGGCTATCAGTCCGGAGCGCGAGGAGCGTCGTCGCCGGCAGAAGGAGCTCGCTGACCGGCTCAAGGCGTCGGGCGCGATGGACGAGATCTTCGCTCAGATCGACGCCGGCGAGCCCCTCACGGGCGAGCACGGCCTGATCGGTGGAATGCTCAAGGCCGCGCTGGAGCGCGGGTTGGAGACGGAGCTGACCGAGCACGTCGGCTACGAGCGCGGCGACGCGGAGGCCTCGTTGCACCCGAACTCCCGCAACGGCACGAGCGCGAAGACGGTCGCGACCGAGATCGGAGACATCGAGCTGGCCGTCCCGCGGGACCGGGCTGGGACGTTCACCCCGATGCTGGTCCCGAAAGGGCAGCGCCGGCTGGACGGCCTCGATGGGATGATCATCTCGCTGTACGCGGGCGGGATGACCGTCCGCGACATCCAGCACCACCTCGCCTCGACGCTGGGCACGGACCTCTCGCACGAGACGATCTCGAAGATCACCGACCAGGTCGCAGACGAGGTCCTGGCCTGGCAGACCCGTCCGCTGGACGCGCTGTATCCGGTGATCTACCTGGACGCGATCGTGGTGAAGGTCCGCGACGGCGGCCACGTGCGGAACAAGGCCGCGCATATCGCCGTCGGTGTCGACATGGACGGCATCAAGCACGTCCTGGGAATCTGGGTGCAAGCGGTCGAGGGTGCGAAGTTCTGGGCGGCCGTGTGCGCCGAACTCGCCAACCGCGGCGTCCGCGACGTGCTCATCGTCTGCACCGACGGGCTGACCGGGTTCCCCGAAGCGATCGAGGCCACCTGGCCGCAAGCGACCGTGCAGACCTGCGTCGTGCACCTCATCAGGGCAGCGATGCGGTTCGTGAACTACAAGGACCGCAAAGCCGTGGCCGCAGCGCTCAAGCCGATCTACCAGGCGGTGAACGAGGACGCCGCGCTCGAAGCGCTGACCGAGTTCGCGGACTCCGACCTCGGCAAGCGCTACCCGTCGGCGGTGAAGACGTTCCAAGACGCGTGGGACCGGTTCACGCCGTTCCTCGCGTTCCCGCCCGAGCTGCGCCGGGTGATCTACACCACCAACAGCATCGAGTCGCTGAACTACCAACTACGGAAAGTCACCAAATCCCGAGGGCATTTCCCCAACGATGCCGCCGCCGTCAAGCTGCTCTGGCTGGCGATCTGCAACATCGAGGACAAACGAGCCCGAGACCGGCTCAAGGAACGAGGCAAGCCCTCCGAACAGCGCAGAGCCGAGCCCCGACTCATCGAGGGAGCCGTGACCACGAACTGGAAGAAGGCCCTCGAACAGCTCGCCCTCGCCTACCCCGACCGCATCGAACCCCACCTGTAA
- the istB gene encoding IS21-like element helper ATPase IstB, which translates to MSVATPAAPPIPAELEQTMRQLKMPYARGIAPDVFATARAQRWEPAEVVKALLDAEIAGRSRSMLAARRKAAGFPTGKTFDSWDQSLSTIPAPTQQALRTLEWVHRRENLVICGPAGTGKTFFLEALGQHAVEQGLRVAWFRLEDLGALIRAHRVDDTVTRTVARILRADLVVVDDIGLLGVGDDAAEGLYRLVDAAYEKRSIAISSNLHPSGFDELMPKTLATATVDRLLHHAHLAQTTGESIRLAQALAGTGVTPMT; encoded by the coding sequence GTGAGCGTCGCGACCCCTGCCGCCCCGCCGATCCCGGCCGAGTTGGAGCAGACCATGCGGCAGCTGAAGATGCCCTACGCCCGCGGCATCGCACCCGACGTGTTCGCGACCGCAAGGGCACAACGCTGGGAACCCGCGGAGGTTGTCAAAGCACTCCTCGACGCCGAGATCGCCGGCCGGTCCCGGTCCATGCTCGCCGCCCGCCGCAAGGCCGCCGGGTTCCCCACCGGGAAGACCTTCGACTCCTGGGACCAGTCCCTGTCGACGATCCCGGCGCCGACCCAGCAGGCGTTGCGGACCCTGGAATGGGTGCACCGGCGGGAGAACCTCGTGATCTGCGGGCCCGCCGGGACAGGGAAGACGTTCTTCCTCGAAGCGCTCGGCCAGCACGCCGTCGAACAAGGCCTCCGCGTCGCGTGGTTCCGGCTCGAGGACCTCGGCGCGCTGATCCGCGCGCACCGCGTCGACGACACCGTCACCCGCACCGTCGCCCGGATCCTCCGCGCCGACCTCGTCGTCGTTGACGACATCGGTCTACTCGGCGTCGGCGACGACGCCGCGGAAGGCCTCTACCGGCTCGTCGACGCCGCCTACGAGAAACGATCGATCGCGATCAGCTCGAACCTGCACCCCTCCGGGTTCGACGAGCTCATGCCCAAGACCCTCGCGACCGCGACCGTCGACCGGCTCCTCCACCATGCCCACCTCGCGCAGACCACCGGCGAGTCCATCCGCCTCGCGCAGGCCCTCGCCGGCACGGGGGTGACCCCCATGACCTGA